A DNA window from Candidatus Sulfidibacterium hydrothermale contains the following coding sequences:
- a CDS encoding glycoside hydrolase family 31 protein has protein sequence MPHIFSRRTTSSLPGIFILFLFVILMENGLWAQAVWLKPANPGPNDSVTLFFDASKGNQALKNYNGEVYLHAGVITNKSLDSHSWKNVVGNWGKADPHVHMQRVGKNLYAFHFVIQKFYNLHKDEVVQQLTFVFRNTNGSKVAKDKNGQDFLIPVFGYKPPVKKKAVYLFQNRKIQHYSLKNGVLTLKTDHGSTQITFYTPKVAEIKNFKASPDVPDSSVAIILSPRKGISSLKNTNTSLIFSTDSLQVIIHKNPVKIEFVYHNDTLLRETRGYFRRSDNNGLQFKMAPGEHFYGLGERAVDNLKGKHFELFNQAHYNYQIGEPNLNFSVPILLSSKKYLLFFDNHEKGYADLGKSIKNQLEFGAIGGLMKYVFIAGYNYTDLYRSYGQLTGTQPLPPRWALGNLQSRMAYRTQKETDSIVRLMHEKRFPIDAIILDFYWFGDSIKGTMGRLAWYKPHWPHPQQMIHQFRKEGVKTILITEPYILDTLKNFHIADSLHILATDSLGKTYVNNEFYFGPGALIDIFKPRARQWFWQQYQKQIKIGVAGWWGDLGEPESHPFDQYCINGSAWQIHNVYGFYWEKMLFDNYRKYYPQTRLFDLNRAGYAGSQRWSVFPWSGDVARSWGGLQAQLPVMIHMSLSGMPFIHADAGGFAQGVKDDTLYTRWLQFACFSPILRPHGSGIPSEPVFFDDTTQRIVRYFMDERYRLLPYLYTTAWKAHKNGTPIIRPLFFASPADSITYSVMDEYLWGDDFLIAPVLKKEIRIRRIYLPEGVWYNWWNGRKYTGKQWIVLPVNLQTIPVFVKAGSFIPLVPVPHNEKGDISTDYYTSRKLTIRYYPSYQKEAQGEMYEDDGKTYGAYEKGAFQLLHFQSTGNKIFRFTLTGSGYQKMPEKRKIQLEIMFRTDPGKRTYKMIQNGKTIKIKRLSQSHPETGLRTTQKEKPVWYYNHNKKCIVINFVWQGKTVEINMK, from the coding sequence ATGCCTCACATTTTTTCGCGAAGAACAACCTCATCGTTACCCGGAATTTTTATCCTGTTTCTTTTTGTGATCCTCATGGAAAACGGACTTTGGGCTCAGGCCGTGTGGCTTAAACCGGCCAACCCGGGACCCAACGACAGCGTTACGCTCTTTTTTGATGCTTCCAAAGGAAACCAGGCGCTGAAAAACTATAACGGCGAAGTGTATCTGCATGCCGGAGTCATCACCAACAAAAGTCTCGACAGCCACAGTTGGAAAAATGTGGTCGGCAACTGGGGCAAAGCCGATCCGCATGTACACATGCAACGGGTAGGAAAAAACCTTTATGCTTTCCATTTTGTAATCCAAAAGTTCTACAACCTGCACAAAGATGAAGTTGTACAACAACTCACTTTTGTTTTCCGTAATACCAATGGTTCCAAAGTAGCCAAAGACAAAAACGGGCAGGACTTCCTGATCCCTGTTTTTGGATACAAACCACCGGTGAAAAAAAAGGCCGTTTACCTGTTCCAAAACCGGAAAATCCAGCATTATTCTCTTAAAAACGGCGTTCTAACCCTGAAAACCGACCACGGTTCTACCCAAATTACCTTTTATACACCTAAAGTGGCTGAAATCAAAAATTTCAAAGCATCTCCCGATGTCCCGGATTCATCCGTGGCCATTATTTTATCGCCACGCAAAGGAATTTCATCTTTGAAAAATACCAACACCAGCTTGATTTTCAGCACCGACAGCTTGCAGGTTATCATCCATAAAAATCCGGTGAAAATCGAATTTGTGTATCACAACGATACTTTGCTACGCGAAACAAGAGGCTATTTCCGCCGTTCGGATAACAATGGACTTCAATTTAAAATGGCACCCGGAGAACATTTCTATGGTTTGGGCGAACGGGCCGTTGACAATTTAAAAGGAAAACACTTTGAACTGTTTAACCAGGCCCACTACAATTATCAAATTGGAGAACCCAATTTGAATTTCTCGGTTCCCATTTTACTCTCATCAAAAAAGTATCTGCTTTTTTTTGACAATCATGAAAAAGGCTACGCCGACCTGGGCAAATCGATAAAAAACCAATTAGAGTTTGGCGCCATTGGCGGACTGATGAAATATGTTTTCATCGCCGGTTACAATTACACTGACCTTTACCGGTCGTACGGACAACTTACCGGAACACAACCGCTGCCGCCACGTTGGGCCTTGGGCAACCTGCAATCGCGCATGGCTTACCGAACCCAAAAGGAAACCGATTCCATTGTCCGGCTGATGCACGAAAAACGTTTTCCTATCGACGCCATCATTCTGGATTTTTATTGGTTTGGCGACAGCATCAAAGGAACCATGGGACGACTGGCATGGTACAAACCACACTGGCCGCATCCCCAACAGATGATCCACCAATTCAGAAAAGAAGGCGTAAAAACCATTCTTATCACAGAGCCTTACATTCTCGACACACTGAAAAACTTTCACATTGCCGACAGCTTGCATATTCTGGCCACCGACAGTCTGGGAAAGACTTACGTGAACAATGAATTTTATTTTGGTCCGGGAGCGTTAATCGATATTTTCAAACCCCGGGCCAGACAATGGTTCTGGCAACAGTACCAGAAACAGATTAAAATCGGCGTAGCCGGATGGTGGGGCGATCTGGGCGAACCCGAAAGTCATCCTTTTGACCAATACTGCATAAATGGCAGTGCCTGGCAAATCCATAATGTATATGGATTTTACTGGGAAAAAATGCTTTTCGACAATTACCGGAAATACTATCCGCAAACCCGTCTTTTCGATTTGAACCGGGCCGGTTATGCCGGTTCGCAGCGCTGGTCGGTTTTTCCGTGGTCGGGTGATGTAGCCCGCAGCTGGGGCGGCTTACAGGCACAGCTTCCGGTAATGATACACATGAGTCTCAGCGGGATGCCTTTTATTCATGCCGATGCCGGTGGTTTTGCACAAGGAGTCAAAGACGACACGCTTTACACCCGCTGGCTGCAGTTTGCCTGCTTTTCTCCCATCTTACGGCCACACGGATCCGGAATCCCTTCAGAACCGGTATTTTTCGATGATACCACCCAGCGCATTGTCCGCTATTTTATGGATGAACGCTACCGGCTGCTGCCTTATCTTTATACCACCGCCTGGAAGGCTCATAAAAACGGAACGCCCATCATACGGCCGCTCTTTTTTGCGTCTCCTGCCGACAGCATCACTTATTCTGTTATGGACGAATACTTGTGGGGAGATGATTTTCTTATCGCTCCTGTCTTGAAAAAAGAAATCCGAATCCGCAGGATATATCTTCCGGAAGGCGTCTGGTACAATTGGTGGAACGGCAGAAAATATACCGGCAAACAATGGATTGTTCTTCCGGTAAACCTGCAAACCATTCCGGTTTTTGTGAAAGCCGGAAGTTTTATTCCTCTTGTTCCTGTTCCACACAACGAAAAAGGAGATATAAGCACCGATTATTACACTTCCCGCAAACTAACTATCCGGTACTATCCGAGCTATCAAAAAGAAGCCCAAGGAGAAATGTATGAAGATGACGGAAAAACTTACGGGGCTTACGAAAAAGGAGCTTTTCAGCTTTTACATTTTCAAAGTACCGGCAATAAAATTTTCCGGTTTACCCTTACCGGTAGCGGTTACCAAAAAATGCCAGAAAAGCGGAAAATACAATTGGAAATCATGTTTCGTACCGACCCCGGGAAAAGGACTTACAAAATGATCCAAAACGGGAAAACCATAAAAATAAAACGGTTAAGTCAATCCCATCCGGAAACCGGATTACGCACCACCCAAAAAGAAAAACCGGTTTGGTATTACAACCATAACAAAAAATGTATCGTTATCAATTTTGTTTGGCAGGGAAAAACCGTGGAAATTAACATGAAATAG
- a CDS encoding DNA methyltransferase: protein MKNRFNNISSKEWLPFQKSWFLSDSTETLYEKHIRFFIKYDDPEHAPTLFYYGKNKESLLRVAEKNGARIVSGFDEPVQYALIDVRKTVQEIRTIEEWETLKAQILSMAKQLYPLLTPKRFITILIPNHFLQDHYFPAAWDLAYSIATGLSLKDEKIGCLPENTDPHFENGIFYVINFRKDDRANGRFESETIHWETAPVSKKECFPRQWGIIKPPPRDKTEILHPAKFPENLIKDFISFYTRENDNVFDPMTGTGSTQLAAVQLGRNAYGTELSSFFTRIANNRLQEFLSPSLFSQKTEQPDYKILNKDARDIGKNDFPAFDYIITSPPYWNMLNMKGAENQAKRKQKGLRVNYSDDAGDLGNMEDYDRFLSELVNIYFHLAGQLKPNGYMTIIVKNIKKKGVNYPFAWDLAKALSKKFVLLPEFFWLQDDINLAPYGYGNTFVSNTFHHYCLNFKKK, encoded by the coding sequence ATGAAAAACCGGTTCAATAACATCTCATCCAAAGAGTGGCTGCCGTTTCAAAAATCATGGTTTTTGTCTGACAGTACCGAAACCCTTTATGAAAAACACATCCGGTTTTTTATAAAATATGACGATCCGGAACACGCCCCTACCCTGTTTTACTACGGTAAAAACAAAGAAAGCCTGTTGCGCGTAGCCGAAAAAAACGGAGCCCGTATTGTTTCCGGCTTCGACGAACCGGTTCAGTATGCATTGATTGATGTCAGAAAAACCGTTCAGGAAATCCGGACCATCGAAGAGTGGGAAACCCTGAAGGCACAAATCCTTTCCATGGCCAAACAGCTTTATCCGCTGCTTACGCCCAAAAGGTTTATTACCATTCTCATTCCCAATCACTTTTTACAAGATCATTATTTCCCTGCAGCATGGGATTTGGCTTATTCCATCGCCACAGGATTGAGCCTGAAAGATGAAAAAATAGGATGCCTGCCCGAAAACACAGATCCACATTTTGAAAACGGCATTTTCTACGTCATCAATTTCCGAAAAGACGATCGGGCCAACGGCCGGTTTGAAAGTGAAACCATTCATTGGGAAACGGCGCCGGTTTCGAAAAAAGAATGTTTTCCCCGGCAGTGGGGCATCATTAAACCCCCGCCACGCGACAAAACTGAGATTCTCCATCCGGCCAAGTTTCCGGAAAACCTCATCAAAGACTTCATCTCCTTTTACACCCGCGAAAATGATAATGTTTTTGATCCCATGACCGGAACCGGCTCTACCCAGCTGGCAGCTGTTCAACTGGGCAGAAACGCTTACGGCACCGAACTAAGCTCATTCTTTACCCGGATTGCCAACAACCGGTTACAAGAATTTCTTTCACCGTCGCTGTTTTCACAAAAAACCGAACAACCCGACTACAAAATTCTGAACAAAGATGCCCGTGACATCGGAAAAAACGATTTTCCGGCTTTCGACTACATCATTACTTCACCACCTTACTGGAACATGCTGAACATGAAAGGAGCCGAAAACCAGGCCAAAAGAAAACAAAAAGGATTGAGGGTAAACTACTCTGACGATGCCGGCGATCTGGGCAATATGGAAGATTACGACCGGTTTCTTTCTGAGCTGGTGAACATCTATTTTCACCTGGCCGGACAACTCAAACCGAACGGATACATGACCATCATTGTAAAAAACATCAAGAAAAAAGGAGTAAATTATCCATTCGCCTGGGATTTGGCCAAAGCGCTCAGTAAAAAGTTTGTTCTTCTTCCGGAATTTTTCTGGCTACAAGACGACATTAACCTGGCACCGTATGGCTACGGCAACACCTTTGTCAGCAACACCTTTCATCATTACTGTCTGAATTTCAAGAAGAAATGA
- a CDS encoding TIGR02757 family protein, whose translation MIDSELKGILERKVLLYNTPEFIAPDPVSIPHGFTRKEDIEIAGFLTALISWGRRPAILKAASRMMHAMDNAPYEFVTGYSDDDLKRLAGFVYRTFNDSDLLFLVEALRWLYREKGGLETVCTAYFNRQGLIKDAITGLRKELLRVPHLSRSEKHLAAPEKGSAAKRINMFLRWMVRKDNRGVDFGLWKQIPPRALMIPLDVHSGNTARKLGLLKRKQNDWKAVEELTARLRIFDAADPVKYDYALFGTGIYEKWP comes from the coding sequence TTGATTGATAGTGAATTAAAAGGTATTCTTGAACGTAAGGTATTGTTATATAATACGCCGGAATTTATTGCACCGGATCCGGTGAGTATTCCGCATGGTTTTACCCGAAAGGAAGATATTGAAATTGCCGGTTTTTTGACGGCATTGATTTCGTGGGGGCGGCGACCGGCTATTTTAAAAGCTGCTTCCCGGATGATGCATGCCATGGATAATGCACCCTACGAATTTGTAACCGGATATTCGGATGATGATTTGAAACGGTTGGCAGGTTTTGTTTATCGTACTTTCAATGATTCGGATTTGTTGTTTCTGGTGGAAGCATTGCGATGGCTTTACCGGGAAAAGGGCGGACTGGAAACGGTTTGTACCGCATATTTTAACCGGCAGGGCTTGATAAAAGATGCCATTACGGGCTTACGAAAAGAATTGCTCAGGGTGCCTCATCTCAGTCGTTCAGAAAAGCACCTGGCTGCCCCTGAAAAAGGTTCGGCAGCCAAGCGGATAAATATGTTTCTGCGCTGGATGGTGCGAAAAGATAACCGCGGGGTGGACTTCGGATTGTGGAAGCAAATTCCACCCCGGGCACTGATGATCCCTCTGGATGTTCACTCGGGAAATACCGCGCGGAAACTGGGATTGCTAAAACGAAAACAAAACGACTGGAAAGCCGTGGAAGAACTTACGGCCCGGTTACGCATTTTTGATGCAGCCGATCCGGTGAAATATGATTATGCCCTGTTTGGTACCGGGATCTACGAAAAATGGCCGTAA
- a CDS encoding DUF3127 domain-containing protein — translation MSVELKGRLIKKLPVVSGESRNGNKWEKQEFVIETEEQYPRKVCISLWGDRVRELEKYQEGDMIIASVNIESREYNERWYTDVRAWRLQRDEAGSTLPPVPPEAQQDDSNLMDEGADDLPF, via the coding sequence ATGAGTGTAGAGTTAAAAGGCCGGCTGATCAAAAAGTTGCCGGTGGTTTCGGGGGAGAGCCGTAACGGGAATAAATGGGAAAAGCAGGAATTTGTGATTGAGACGGAGGAACAATATCCGCGGAAAGTCTGCATCAGCTTGTGGGGCGACCGGGTGAGAGAACTGGAAAAATACCAGGAAGGCGATATGATCATTGCTTCGGTAAATATTGAGTCGCGCGAATATAACGAGCGGTGGTACACGGATGTACGTGCCTGGCGTTTGCAGCGCGATGAGGCCGGAAGTACTTTGCCGCCTGTTCCGCCGGAAGCCCAGCAGGACGATTCGAACCTGATGGATGAAGGTGCGGATGACCTTCCGTTTTAG
- a CDS encoding MBL fold metallo-hydrolase — protein sequence MKVTFLGTGTSQGVPVIACPCPVCTQGTKKDHRLRSSVHIEHHGLHLNIDAGPDFRYQLLRENIKQLDGVLITHCHKDHIAGLDDVRSFNYLYKMAMPIYALPRDIEAIHREFSYAFAETRYRGVPEFKTIPINHDPFYIKDLEIIPLPALHMKMEVLGFRIGDFSYLTDTNYIPGETLARMAGSKVIVINALRKKPHPSHFCLSEAIKALEFLRPEQGYITHISHLMGFHDEVEKELPDFIHLAYDRLTIEI from the coding sequence ATGAAGGTCACTTTTCTCGGCACCGGTACATCTCAGGGCGTTCCCGTTATTGCCTGCCCCTGTCCTGTATGCACACAGGGCACAAAAAAAGATCACCGGCTGCGCAGCTCTGTTCATATCGAACACCACGGCCTTCATCTCAACATTGACGCCGGACCCGATTTCCGTTATCAATTACTGCGCGAAAACATCAAACAACTCGATGGCGTACTCATCACCCACTGTCATAAAGACCATATTGCCGGACTCGACGATGTACGGTCATTCAATTACCTCTACAAAATGGCCATGCCGATTTATGCACTTCCACGCGACATCGAAGCCATCCATCGCGAATTTTCCTATGCTTTTGCTGAAACCCGCTATCGCGGGGTTCCTGAGTTCAAGACAATTCCCATCAACCACGACCCGTTTTACATTAAAGATCTCGAAATTATTCCGCTGCCCGCATTACACATGAAAATGGAAGTATTGGGTTTTCGCATCGGCGACTTCTCTTATCTGACCGACACCAATTACATTCCGGGGGAAACACTTGCCCGCATGGCAGGCAGCAAAGTAATTGTTATCAATGCCTTACGGAAAAAACCCCATCCTTCCCATTTTTGTCTCTCCGAAGCCATAAAGGCACTTGAATTCCTTCGCCCTGAACAAGGATACATCACCCACATCAGCCATTTAATGGGTTTCCACGACGAAGTAGAAAAAGAATTACCTGATTTTATTCACCTGGCTTACGACCGACTGACCATCGAAATTTAA
- a CDS encoding lactonase family protein gives MKTIYAVFAGFLLLLPGFLKAQKNNTENRSYVFYLGTYTQGSSRGIYKYRLTEDGILHPEGLQAKTSNPSYLTFGDGERFLLAVNENNPGTVSSFAVYADTLAFLGQSRSGGDAPCYVSVSPSGWVLTANYGSGTVGLLKLKANGKLSPLLFTQKHFSALRTPHAHAAKFIPGTNQVVATDLGTDQLWFSQLDPVKKRLIAGSPATLALSKGSGPRHFVFYRGNKSLFVVGEEGNSVTLVKKESDGHWKPVRTWATLPKDFHGKSYAADIHFSPDYRFLYVSNRGSNTLVVFRVTDNGNVLQPVAWEPVRGNWPRNFALTPDGKYLVVANQKSNNLVVFRRDAVTGKLKFVSETQAGSPVCVLFCSQNGKPDKP, from the coding sequence ATGAAAACGATTTATGCTGTTTTTGCCGGCTTCTTGTTGCTTTTACCGGGATTTTTGAAGGCGCAGAAAAATAACACAGAAAACCGTTCGTATGTTTTTTATTTGGGAACGTATACACAGGGTTCAAGCCGCGGGATTTACAAGTATCGTTTAACAGAAGACGGCATTCTTCATCCGGAAGGCCTTCAGGCAAAAACATCCAATCCGAGTTATTTGACGTTTGGTGACGGGGAGCGTTTTTTGCTGGCGGTAAACGAAAATAATCCCGGAACGGTAAGCTCATTTGCCGTTTATGCCGATACGTTGGCTTTTTTAGGACAAAGCCGTTCCGGCGGAGATGCGCCCTGTTATGTTTCGGTAAGTCCTTCCGGTTGGGTGTTAACGGCGAATTACGGCAGTGGCACGGTAGGATTGTTAAAGTTAAAAGCAAATGGAAAACTTTCGCCGTTATTGTTTACGCAGAAGCATTTTTCGGCATTACGCACCCCTCATGCACATGCGGCAAAATTTATTCCGGGAACCAACCAGGTGGTGGCTACCGATTTAGGGACCGATCAGCTGTGGTTTTCGCAACTCGATCCGGTGAAAAAACGGCTGATTGCCGGTTCGCCGGCAACGTTGGCGCTGTCTAAAGGCTCCGGTCCGCGTCACTTTGTGTTTTACCGCGGGAATAAATCGCTGTTTGTGGTGGGAGAAGAAGGGAATTCGGTGACCCTGGTAAAAAAAGAATCTGACGGGCATTGGAAACCGGTTCGTACCTGGGCTACTTTGCCCAAAGATTTTCATGGAAAGAGTTATGCGGCGGACATCCATTTTTCTCCTGACTACCGGTTTTTGTATGTTTCAAACCGGGGCAGCAATACGCTGGTTGTATTTAGAGTAACCGACAATGGAAACGTTTTGCAGCCGGTAGCCTGGGAACCGGTTCGGGGAAACTGGCCGCGGAATTTTGCCCTTACACCTGACGGGAAGTATTTGGTGGTAGCCAACCAGAAGTCGAACAACCTGGTCGTATTTCGTCGGGATGCGGTTACCGGGAAATTGAAATTTGTCAGCGAAACCCAAGCCGGTTCGCCGGTATGTGTTTTGTTCTGTTCGCAAAACGGAAAACCGGATAAGCCTTAA
- a CDS encoding carbohydrate kinase family protein, whose amino-acid sequence MVYALGEMLLDVLVKEEIPPEKYLSFGHAGGAMLNVAVSLARAHIKTALISESGDDAIGAYLIRFLKNNQVNTSYIQQYRKHRTSVALAKLDLRKKPVYTFRKHYPKQRRLRSPKKFSASDILLFGSLYALDPAIRPEIEKILHAAQKAGTRIVYDPNIRLAEKLADKFRREALLNNLKSANIIKGSDEDFHAIFGPNTPEEQVSALQQINPEAIIFITLGEHGALAAWKKKIIHKPAQKINVISTIGAGDGFNAGLIAKIEREKWLLEDIPAHLEACLDSGIAFSAAVCASKDNYIPSTFIT is encoded by the coding sequence ATGGTGTATGCTCTGGGCGAAATGCTATTGGATGTTCTGGTAAAAGAGGAGATTCCTCCGGAAAAGTATCTTTCTTTTGGCCATGCCGGAGGTGCCATGCTCAACGTGGCCGTTTCGCTGGCACGTGCCCACATAAAAACCGCGCTGATTTCAGAATCCGGGGATGATGCCATAGGAGCTTATCTCATCCGGTTTTTGAAAAACAATCAGGTAAATACATCCTATATTCAACAGTATCGCAAACATCGCACTTCGGTAGCACTGGCAAAATTGGATCTCCGGAAAAAACCGGTCTACACCTTCCGGAAACACTACCCCAAACAACGCAGATTACGCTCTCCTAAAAAATTTAGCGCTTCTGACATCTTGTTATTTGGCTCATTATATGCTCTGGATCCGGCTATCCGCCCGGAGATAGAAAAAATTCTTCATGCAGCACAAAAAGCAGGAACCCGCATTGTTTACGATCCCAACATCCGGTTGGCAGAAAAGCTTGCAGACAAATTCCGCCGTGAAGCGCTCTTGAACAACCTGAAATCCGCAAACATTATCAAAGGTTCCGATGAAGATTTTCACGCTATTTTCGGGCCAAACACACCGGAAGAACAGGTTTCGGCTTTGCAACAGATCAATCCTGAAGCCATTATCTTTATCACCCTGGGAGAACACGGGGCTTTGGCCGCCTGGAAAAAGAAAATAATACACAAGCCGGCACAAAAAATCAATGTGATCAGCACCATTGGTGCCGGTGATGGTTTTAATGCCGGACTCATCGCAAAAATCGAAAGAGAAAAATGGCTACTTGAAGATATACCTGCACATTTAGAAGCCTGTCTCGACAGTGGCATTGCTTTTTCTGCTGCTGTATGCGCTTCAAAAGACAATTATATCCCATCAACTTTTATTACCTGA
- a CDS encoding THUMP domain-containing class I SAM-dependent RNA methyltransferase, with protein sequence MKPLKKFEKGMDLTAKTFAGLEGVLASELESLGAVSVETGKRVVYFRGEKDLLYKVNYLCRTALRILKPVGVFTVRNEKELYDKVKRIDWPALFDVRKKFVVSASVFHSSLTHSHYVALKTKDAIADLFREKTGKRPFVSKENPQIYIDVHISQDKCTISLDSSGESLHKRGYRIAADKAPLNEVLAAGMIRLSGWKKEGDFIDPMCGSGTLPIEAAMEAMQIPAGYYRKHFAFEDWKDFEPDLWENVKQDAAGQITEYDYPIIASDKSYKAFGMARMNLRNAGLHKDVVLLNKPFEKVNPESGKGILMFNPPYGIRLEDRDLIELYRHIGDVLKTKFQGYEAWIITGNPEVAKFIGLKPSRKIVLYNGAIESRLIQFELYAGSRRKRKNRDE encoded by the coding sequence ATGAAACCATTAAAAAAATTTGAAAAAGGCATGGACCTGACGGCCAAAACCTTTGCCGGGCTTGAAGGGGTACTGGCCAGTGAGCTGGAAAGCCTGGGGGCTGTATCGGTTGAAACGGGTAAAAGAGTAGTCTATTTTCGCGGTGAAAAGGACTTGTTGTACAAGGTAAATTACTTGTGCCGTACGGCATTGCGGATATTAAAGCCGGTGGGGGTTTTTACCGTGCGAAATGAAAAAGAGTTGTACGATAAAGTGAAACGCATTGACTGGCCGGCACTTTTTGATGTGCGGAAAAAATTTGTTGTTTCGGCATCGGTTTTTCATTCTTCACTTACCCATTCTCATTATGTGGCATTAAAAACCAAAGATGCTATTGCCGACCTGTTTCGCGAGAAAACCGGAAAACGGCCTTTTGTGAGTAAAGAAAACCCGCAGATCTATATTGATGTCCATATCAGTCAGGATAAGTGCACGATTTCGCTGGACAGCTCGGGAGAATCGTTGCACAAACGCGGTTACCGGATAGCAGCTGACAAGGCACCGCTGAATGAGGTGCTGGCAGCCGGAATGATACGGCTCAGCGGCTGGAAAAAAGAGGGCGATTTTATTGATCCGATGTGTGGGTCGGGAACGCTTCCGATTGAAGCGGCCATGGAAGCCATGCAGATTCCGGCCGGTTATTATCGAAAGCATTTTGCTTTTGAAGACTGGAAAGATTTTGAACCGGATTTATGGGAAAACGTAAAACAGGATGCCGCCGGACAAATTACAGAATACGATTATCCGATTATTGCTTCCGATAAATCATACAAAGCTTTTGGAATGGCCCGTATGAATCTGAGAAATGCGGGCTTGCACAAAGATGTGGTGTTGTTAAACAAACCTTTTGAAAAAGTAAATCCCGAAAGCGGAAAAGGAATCCTGATGTTTAATCCGCCTTACGGTATCCGGCTGGAAGATCGGGATTTGATTGAGCTATACCGGCATATTGGCGATGTGCTGAAAACGAAATTCCAGGGGTATGAGGCATGGATTATTACCGGTAATCCGGAAGTTGCCAAGTTTATCGGATTAAAGCCCTCGCGAAAAATTGTTCTGTACAATGGCGCCATTGAAAGCCGACTGATTCAGTTTGAGCTATATGCCGGCAGCCGGAGAAAAAGAAAAAACAGGGATGAGTAA
- a CDS encoding DMT family transporter yields MKRENLSAHFAVLGANVIFGLNYVIAKGIMPVWMAPRAIIFLRVTGAAAAFWLTTIWVKKEKVARADLKRMFVAAFFGVALNQILFFEGLNLTTPINASIIMVGTPILVLVMSHFIIKESVSGMKMAGILLGFSGAAFLILRNGQFSLRSDTTLGNLLVLINAASYGLFLVLVKPLMSRYRPLTVMRIVFSFGLIFVIPVTIGPFLHTDFRVIPLNIWLSIIYVVIFTTILAYLLNNYSLKKISPSANSSYIYLQPVMASLVAIAAGKDRLTLTEVLASLLIFAGVYFVNAGRRKKHLA; encoded by the coding sequence ATGAAAAGAGAAAACCTTTCTGCCCATTTTGCGGTGCTGGGGGCCAATGTGATTTTTGGCCTGAATTACGTGATTGCCAAAGGGATCATGCCGGTGTGGATGGCGCCGCGGGCCATTATTTTTTTACGGGTGACAGGTGCGGCGGCTGCTTTTTGGCTGACGACGATTTGGGTGAAAAAGGAAAAAGTAGCCCGTGCCGATTTGAAGCGCATGTTTGTGGCGGCTTTCTTCGGGGTGGCCCTGAATCAGATTCTGTTTTTTGAAGGACTTAATCTGACCACGCCCATCAACGCTTCCATTATTATGGTAGGAACGCCTATTTTGGTGTTGGTGATGTCGCATTTTATCATCAAGGAGTCTGTTTCGGGGATGAAGATGGCCGGCATTTTACTCGGATTTAGCGGGGCGGCATTTCTGATCTTGCGTAACGGCCAGTTTTCGCTTCGTTCGGATACTACCCTGGGTAATTTGCTGGTGTTGATTAATGCGGCTTCGTACGGTTTGTTTTTGGTACTGGTGAAACCGCTGATGTCGCGTTACCGGCCACTCACCGTGATGCGGATTGTTTTTTCTTTCGGACTGATCTTTGTCATTCCGGTGACGATTGGTCCTTTTCTGCACACCGATTTTCGGGTTATTCCGTTAAACATTTGGCTTTCGATTATTTATGTGGTGATTTTTACCACCATTCTGGCTTATTTGCTGAACAACTATTCGTTAAAGAAAATTTCGCCTTCGGCCAATAGTTCTTACATTTACCTGCAGCCGGTGATGGCTTCGCTGGTGGCTATTGCTGCCGGAAAAGACCGGTTGACGTTAACGGAAGTCCTGGCTTCATTGCTTATTTTTGCCGGAGTTTATTTTGTGAATGCCGGCAGACGAAAGAAACACTTGGCGTAA